From a single Anomaloglossus baeobatrachus isolate aAnoBae1 chromosome 4, aAnoBae1.hap1, whole genome shotgun sequence genomic region:
- the LOC142302953 gene encoding olfactory receptor 11L1-like, giving the protein MPNNITSVVLLGFPNVHCFNFLFFPLLIIIYFGTIFGNLLIMTLYSVSKSLRSPMYFFIAQLSLCDLLVITDIVPTLLYTILHGEFTVYLISCIFQLCFFVTLESSECLLLALMSYDRYLAICNPLRYNTIMNHRFCVRSVNFIWLTGLIMALTDVISIPNLHFCGPHVIDHYYCDLEPILQLSCSDTSRIRSQVIILGFFVVIGPFIVIVMSYVYIAITILKIPSTTGRHKAFSTCSSHLIVVSMLYGTLMTDYMFPTRGQSLILSKDLSLIYTILTPLLNPIIYTIRNKDFQKVFLKLKIIF; this is encoded by the coding sequence ATGCCAAATAATATCACCTCCGTCGTCCTTCTAGGATTTCCGAATGTTCATTGCTTCaattttctcttttttcctttaCTGATTATTATATATTTTGGGACTATTTTTGGAAACCTTCTCATCATGACCTTGTATTCAGTGAGTAAATCCCTCCGGTCCCCCATGTACTTCTTCATTGCACAGCTGTCATTATGTGACCTCCTGGTGATCACAGATATTGTCCCCACTCTTCTTTATACCATATTGCATGGAGAATTCACTGTCTATCTTATCTCCTGCATATTCCAGTTGTGTTTCTTTGTTACTTTAGAGTCCTCAGAATGTCTTCTCCTCGCTTTGATGTCTTATGATCGTTATCTCGCCATCTGTAACCCCCTCCGCTATAACACTATAATGAATCACCGGTTTTGTGTAAGGTCGGTAAATTTCATTTGGTTAACTGGATTAATCATGGCACTGACAGATGTCATTTCTATACCCAATTTGCATTTCTGTGGACCACATGTTATCGACCATTATTATTGTGACCTTGAACCGATACTGCAGCTCTCCTGCTCTGATACATCCAGAATTCGTAGCCAGGTGATAATATTGGGATTTTTTGTTGTAATAGGACCTTTCATAGTAATTGTGATGTCCTATGTGTACATTGCCATCACCATTCTGAAGATCCCATCCACCACCGGTAGACataaagccttctccacctgcagctcccacctcattGTGGTTTCCATGCTTTATGGGACATTAATGACTGATTATATGTTTCCAACAAGAGGACAATCTCTGATCCTGAGCAAAGACTTATCTCTAATTTATACTATTCTGACCCCACTGCTTAATCCTATAATATACACCATTAGGAACAAAGACTTTCAAAAAGTTTTTCTAAAACTTAAAATTATTTTCTAA